The following coding sequences lie in one Pseudomonas svalbardensis genomic window:
- a CDS encoding siderophore-interacting protein: MASATPYKIFDAVLRHKKMRSPHLMRVTLAGPMVTEMATWSPDQRVKLFFPAVDGSPARLSHGDDWYARYRSMPVAQRPAMRTYTIRHLRAEQGEVDIDFVLHGETGPASRWAIHAAAGEPIQIVAPDRQISAQDAGGFEWKPPQQLKHLLLVADATALPAALGILDELAALAVPPITQAFFEVDSVDDALPVPDWPGLSVEWLIRDHATVTGAGSLMTDAVRRAILPSSSSKAFETVELAEVDVDEDMLWETSESVGDGFYGWVAGETVAVMSLRKYLIKECGIAKESLNLMGYWRYNKVGG, from the coding sequence ATGGCCTCCGCCACCCCTTACAAAATATTCGACGCAGTCCTGCGCCACAAAAAGATGCGGAGTCCTCATTTGATGCGCGTCACTCTGGCCGGTCCGATGGTTACCGAAATGGCGACCTGGTCACCCGACCAGCGCGTGAAGCTGTTCTTTCCGGCTGTGGACGGTTCGCCTGCCAGGCTCTCTCATGGCGATGACTGGTACGCACGTTACCGCTCGATGCCGGTTGCCCAGCGCCCGGCGATGCGCACTTACACCATCCGACATTTGCGTGCCGAGCAGGGCGAAGTGGACATCGACTTCGTGTTGCACGGCGAAACCGGACCCGCATCCCGTTGGGCAATTCATGCAGCGGCGGGTGAACCGATCCAGATCGTCGCACCTGATCGCCAGATTTCGGCGCAAGACGCGGGCGGTTTCGAATGGAAGCCGCCTCAACAGCTCAAACATCTGTTACTGGTCGCCGATGCCACGGCTTTACCCGCGGCGCTCGGCATTCTGGATGAGCTGGCAGCGCTTGCCGTACCACCGATAACCCAGGCGTTTTTTGAAGTAGACAGTGTGGACGATGCGTTGCCGGTTCCTGACTGGCCCGGACTTTCGGTGGAGTGGCTGATTCGAGATCACGCCACCGTGACTGGAGCGGGTTCGCTGATGACCGACGCGGTCCGTCGGGCCATTCTGCCGTCATCCTCTTCGAAAGCATTCGAAACGGTGGAACTGGCGGAAGTCGATGTCGACGAAGACATGCTCTGGGAAACGTCCGAGTCTGTCGGTGATGGCTTCTACGGCTGGGTCGCCGGGGAAACGGTTGCAGTGATGAGTCTGCGCAAATACTTGATCAAGGAATGCGGCATTGCCAAGGAATCACTCAACCTCATGGGCTATTGGCGCTACAACAAAGTGGGCGGTTAG
- a CDS encoding asparaginase, with translation MTSAFKTFVPGALALLLLLPTALQAKEVETQQKLANVVILATGGTIAGAGASAANSATYQAAKVGIEQLIAGVPELSQLANVRGEQVMQIASESITNDNLLQLGRRVAELADSKDVDGIVITHGTDTLEETAYFLNLVEKTDKPIIVVGSMRPGTAMSADGMLNLYNAVAVASSKEARGKGVLVTMNDEIQSGRDVSKMINIKTEAFKSAWGPLGMVVEGKSYWFRLPAKRHTMDSEFDIKTITSLPDVEIAYSYGNVSDTAYKALAQSGAKAIIHAGTGNGSVSSRVVPSLQALRKDGVQIIRSSHVNAGGFVLRNAEQPDDKYDWVVAHDLNPQKARILAMVALTKTNDSKELQRMFWEY, from the coding sequence ATGACATCTGCTTTCAAGACCTTCGTTCCGGGCGCTTTAGCCCTCTTGCTGCTCCTGCCTACTGCCCTTCAGGCAAAAGAAGTCGAAACCCAACAGAAACTGGCGAACGTGGTGATCCTGGCCACCGGCGGCACCATTGCCGGCGCGGGCGCCAGCGCCGCCAATAGCGCGACCTATCAAGCGGCAAAAGTCGGCATCGAACAATTGATCGCCGGGGTTCCGGAACTCAGCCAGCTGGCTAACGTTCGTGGCGAACAGGTCATGCAGATTGCGTCCGAAAGCATCACCAACGACAACCTGCTGCAACTGGGTCGTCGCGTGGCTGAACTGGCCGACAGCAAAGACGTCGACGGCATCGTTATCACCCACGGCACCGACACCCTGGAAGAAACCGCGTACTTCCTGAACCTGGTGGAAAAAACCGACAAGCCCATCATCGTTGTCGGCTCCATGCGCCCAGGCACCGCGATGTCGGCCGATGGCATGCTGAACCTGTACAACGCAGTGGCCGTGGCCAGCAGCAAAGAGGCGCGCGGCAAAGGCGTACTGGTGACCATGAACGATGAAATCCAGTCGGGTCGCGACGTCAGCAAAATGATCAACATCAAGACTGAGGCGTTCAAAAGTGCCTGGGGCCCACTCGGCATGGTGGTCGAAGGTAAATCCTACTGGTTCCGTCTGCCGGCCAAGCGTCACACCATGGACTCGGAATTCGACATCAAAACCATCACGAGCCTGCCTGACGTCGAAATCGCCTATTCCTACGGCAATGTCAGCGATACCGCTTACAAAGCGTTGGCTCAGTCTGGCGCCAAAGCCATCATTCACGCCGGTACCGGCAATGGCTCAGTCTCGTCCCGTGTAGTCCCATCGCTGCAAGCCCTGCGCAAGGACGGCGTGCAAATCATTCGCTCGTCCCACGTCAACGCCGGCGGTTTCGTACTGCGTAACGCCGAACAGCCTGACGACAAGTACGACTGGGTTGTGGCGCATGATCTGAACCCGCAAAAGGCCCGCATCCTGGCCATGGTCGCACTGACCAAGACCAACGACAGCAAAGAGCTGCAACGGATGTTCTGGGAATACTGA
- a CDS encoding SPOR domain-containing protein, translated as MRKMVLVIAVLALAGCGEGKRVEAQKPQSAAAAAPSVVSAPQWDLEVRGETPQAVSDLSGWLIEHSFVSNIVKENGKTRILLGPFSSKAEAEAKQTEVRAALTRAKKQNIELLVVERPLTQ; from the coding sequence GTGCGCAAAATGGTCTTGGTAATCGCGGTACTGGCGCTGGCGGGATGCGGTGAGGGCAAGCGTGTTGAGGCGCAAAAGCCGCAATCGGCAGCTGCGGCTGCACCTTCGGTGGTATCCGCGCCACAATGGGATCTCGAAGTTCGAGGCGAAACACCTCAGGCGGTCAGCGATTTGAGCGGCTGGCTGATTGAGCACAGTTTTGTTTCCAATATCGTCAAGGAAAATGGAAAGACCCGGATTCTGCTCGGGCCATTCAGTTCGAAAGCAGAGGCCGAGGCCAAACAGACAGAAGTGCGCGCGGCGCTCACCCGCGCGAAGAAACAGAACATCGAATTGCTGGTCGTCGAACGTCCATTGACCCAGTAA
- a CDS encoding DUF2214 family protein, producing MLSHWFLAAIHLLAVALGLWAVLTRGAALSRLAVGTAQVRSVLVADNVWGICAGILLITGLMRAFGGYDKGTDYYLHQPLFHLKMTLFVIILLLEVAPMITLIKWRIALGRGASIDQGRARLFARISHIEALLLMMMVIAATGMARGVTFG from the coding sequence ATGCTGTCTCACTGGTTTCTTGCGGCGATCCACCTCTTGGCTGTTGCCTTGGGCCTCTGGGCGGTGCTCACCCGAGGGGCGGCGTTAAGCCGCCTGGCCGTCGGTACGGCGCAGGTCCGCAGCGTGCTGGTTGCCGATAACGTATGGGGCATCTGTGCGGGTATTTTGCTGATCACAGGTTTGATGCGGGCCTTCGGTGGGTACGACAAAGGCACCGACTATTACCTTCATCAGCCGTTGTTCCATCTGAAGATGACGCTGTTCGTGATCATTCTGCTGCTTGAAGTGGCACCAATGATCACCTTGATCAAGTGGCGGATCGCCTTGGGCAGGGGCGCTTCGATTGACCAGGGCCGAGCCAGGCTGTTTGCGCGCATCAGCCATATCGAAGCGCTGTTGTTGATGATGATGGTGATTGCGGCCACCGGCATGGCGCGCGGTGTGACCTTCGGCTAA
- a CDS encoding sugar ABC transporter ATP-binding protein — translation MSVSAPNAVLSVSGIGKTYAQPVLTGINLTLMRGEVLALTGENGAGKSTLSKIIGGLVTPTTGHMQFQGQDYRPASRTQAEDLGIRMVMQELNLLPTLSVAENLFLDNLPSNGGWISRKQLRKAAIEAMAQVGLDAIDPDTLVGELGIGHQQMVEIARNLIGDCHVLILDEPTAMLTNREVEMLFEQITRLQARGVSIIYISHRLEELARVAQRIAVLRDGNLVCVEPMANYNSEQLVTLMVGRELGEHIDMGPRKIGAPALTVKGLTRSDKVCDVSFEVRAGEIYGISGLIGAGRTELLRLIFGADTADSGTVALGSPAQIVSIRSPADAVGHGIALITEDRKGEGLLLTQSISANIALGNMPVISSGGFVNNGDEMALAQRQIDAMRIRSSSPTQLVSELSGGNQQKVVIGRWLERDCSVMLFDEPTRGIDVGAKFDIYALLGELTRQGKALVVVSSDLRELMLICDRIGVLSAGRLIDTFERDSWTQDDLLAAAFAGYQKRDALLNEAAPRDLA, via the coding sequence ATGTCAGTTTCTGCCCCGAATGCTGTCCTCTCGGTCAGCGGTATCGGCAAGACCTACGCCCAACCGGTCCTGACCGGCATCAACCTGACGCTGATGCGCGGTGAAGTGCTGGCGCTGACCGGCGAAAACGGCGCGGGAAAAAGCACGCTGTCGAAGATCATCGGCGGGCTGGTCACACCGACCACCGGCCACATGCAATTCCAGGGGCAGGATTACCGCCCCGCAAGCCGTACCCAGGCCGAAGACCTCGGCATCCGCATGGTGATGCAGGAACTCAATCTGTTGCCGACCCTGTCGGTGGCTGAAAACCTGTTTCTCGACAACCTGCCAAGCAATGGCGGCTGGATCAGTCGCAAGCAATTGCGCAAGGCTGCGATCGAAGCCATGGCCCAGGTCGGCCTCGACGCGATTGACCCGGACACGCTGGTGGGCGAATTGGGCATTGGACACCAGCAAATGGTGGAGATCGCCCGCAACCTGATCGGCGATTGCCACGTGCTGATCCTCGACGAACCGACTGCGATGTTGACGAATCGGGAAGTCGAGATGTTGTTCGAGCAAATCACTCGTCTGCAAGCTCGCGGCGTGTCGATCATCTATATCTCGCACCGTCTCGAAGAGCTGGCGCGGGTCGCCCAGCGTATTGCGGTACTGCGCGATGGCAACCTGGTTTGCGTCGAGCCGATGGCCAATTACAACAGCGAGCAACTGGTGACGCTGATGGTCGGTCGTGAACTCGGCGAACACATCGACATGGGGCCGCGCAAGATCGGCGCTCCAGCCTTGACGGTCAAAGGGCTGACCCGTTCCGACAAGGTCTGCGACGTGTCCTTCGAGGTGCGTGCCGGCGAGATCTACGGAATTTCCGGTTTGATCGGGGCAGGGCGCACCGAGTTGCTGCGGCTGATTTTCGGTGCTGATACTGCAGACAGCGGCACGGTTGCGCTCGGTTCGCCAGCACAGATCGTCAGTATCCGTTCGCCGGCTGACGCGGTCGGTCATGGCATTGCCCTGATCACTGAAGACCGCAAGGGCGAAGGCCTGCTGCTGACCCAATCGATCAGCGCGAATATTGCCTTGGGCAATATGCCGGTGATTTCCAGCGGTGGCTTCGTCAACAATGGTGACGAGATGGCGCTTGCCCAGCGTCAGATCGACGCCATGCGCATCCGCAGTTCCAGCCCGACGCAACTTGTGTCGGAACTGTCCGGCGGCAACCAACAGAAAGTCGTGATTGGCCGGTGGCTTGAGCGTGATTGCTCGGTGATGCTGTTCGACGAGCCAACGCGTGGCATCGACGTCGGCGCCAAGTTTGACATTTATGCCTTGCTCGGTGAGCTGACCCGTCAAGGCAAAGCGCTTGTGGTGGTGTCCAGCGACCTGCGTGAGCTGATGTTGATCTGCGACCGCATTGGCGTGCTCTCGGCGGGGCGTCTGATCGACACCTTTGAGCGTGACAGCTGGACCCAGGATGATTTGCTTGCCGCCGCGTTCGCCGGCTACCAAAAACGTGATGCGTTGCTCAACGAAGCAGCGCCTAGGGATCTCGCATGA
- a CDS encoding alpha/beta fold hydrolase yields the protein MNRSTPTLVLLPGMDGTGELFAAFASSMEREFDTLIITYPPNIPLSYTALESLVRESLPTDRPFVLLGESFSGPIAISLSARQPPQQLGLVLCGTFARNPRPIFSHLSFLLGALPLSLAPVGWISKVLLGRFSTSALRAALRQAITQVSPSVMRSRLRSVLTVDVSAKLAQVSVPTIYLRAKHDSVVPGTASTRVSSMNGDTRIIEIEAPHCLLQVAPEEAARHIQAFLKTLEGI from the coding sequence ATGAATCGATCAACTCCCACGCTGGTTCTGCTACCTGGAATGGATGGAACAGGTGAATTGTTCGCAGCCTTTGCATCCAGCATGGAGCGCGAATTCGATACGCTAATCATCACCTATCCCCCCAATATTCCGCTGAGCTACACAGCGCTGGAGTCGCTGGTCCGAGAGTCGCTGCCGACCGACCGCCCATTCGTACTGCTGGGTGAATCCTTCTCGGGACCGATCGCTATTTCCCTGAGCGCCAGGCAACCGCCCCAGCAGCTGGGACTCGTGCTGTGCGGCACATTCGCACGCAATCCAAGACCAATATTCAGTCACTTGAGTTTTTTGCTCGGCGCACTGCCGCTCAGCCTTGCGCCTGTCGGATGGATCAGCAAAGTATTGCTCGGCCGGTTTTCCACGAGCGCCCTGCGCGCAGCGCTACGCCAGGCCATCACTCAAGTGAGCCCTTCGGTAATGCGTTCACGACTACGATCGGTTCTTACCGTTGACGTATCCGCCAAGCTCGCCCAAGTCAGCGTACCGACTATTTACCTTCGCGCTAAGCATGATTCGGTGGTTCCCGGGACAGCGTCTACGCGGGTCTCTTCAATGAACGGTGATACACGAATCATTGAAATCGAAGCACCGCACTGCCTGCTTCAGGTTGCGCCTGAAGAGGCGGCCAGACACATCCAAGCATTTTTGAAAACGCTGGAAGGTATTTGA
- a CDS encoding ABC transporter permease, translating into MNTAVTAGKRSGNFYGLGTYLGLAGALLAMVALFSVLSSHFLSYDTFSTLANQIPDLMVLAVGMTFVLIIGGIDLSVGSVLALAASTVSVAILGWGWSVLPAALLGMAAAALAGTITGSITVAWRIPSFIVSLGVLEMARGVAYQMTGSRTAYIGDAFAWLSNPIAFGISPSFIIALLIIFIAQAVLTRTVFGRYLIGIGTNEEAVRLAGINPKPYKILVFSLMGLLAGIAALFQISRLEAADPNAGSGLELQVIAAVVIGGTSLMGGRGSVISTFFGVLIISVLAAGLAQIGATEPTKRIITGAVIVVAVVLDTYRSQRASRRT; encoded by the coding sequence ATGAATACTGCAGTGACTGCCGGCAAACGTAGTGGCAACTTTTACGGCCTCGGTACCTATCTGGGGCTGGCCGGTGCCTTGCTGGCAATGGTTGCGCTGTTCTCGGTTCTGAGCAGCCATTTCCTGTCCTATGACACCTTCAGCACCCTGGCCAACCAGATTCCGGATTTGATGGTGCTGGCGGTCGGCATGACGTTCGTGTTGATCATCGGCGGCATCGACCTGTCAGTGGGCTCGGTGCTCGCGCTCGCGGCGTCAACGGTCAGCGTGGCGATTCTCGGTTGGGGCTGGAGCGTATTACCTGCGGCGTTACTCGGAATGGCGGCGGCAGCACTGGCCGGGACCATTACGGGTTCGATCACTGTGGCGTGGCGGATTCCGTCATTCATTGTGTCCCTCGGTGTGCTGGAAATGGCCCGCGGTGTGGCGTATCAGATGACCGGATCGCGCACGGCCTACATCGGTGATGCCTTCGCCTGGTTGTCCAACCCGATCGCCTTCGGCATCTCGCCGTCGTTCATCATTGCCTTGCTGATCATCTTCATTGCCCAGGCAGTGCTGACGCGTACCGTGTTCGGTCGTTACCTGATCGGCATCGGCACCAACGAAGAGGCGGTGCGTCTGGCAGGGATCAATCCGAAGCCCTACAAGATCCTGGTATTCAGTCTGATGGGGCTGCTGGCCGGTATTGCTGCGCTGTTCCAGATTTCCCGTCTGGAAGCAGCGGATCCGAATGCCGGCTCCGGGCTGGAGTTGCAAGTGATTGCAGCGGTCGTGATCGGAGGCACTAGTTTGATGGGTGGCCGCGGTTCGGTCATCAGCACGTTCTTCGGAGTTCTGATCATTTCCGTGTTGGCGGCCGGTCTGGCACAGATCGGCGCGACCGAACCGACCAAACGCATCATCACCGGTGCTGTCATCGTGGTGGCGGTGGTGCTTGATACTTATCGCAGTCAGCGCGCAAGCCGGCGGACCTGA
- a CDS encoding LacI family DNA-binding transcriptional regulator — MATIKDVAALAGISYTTVSHVVNKTRPVSEEVRVKVEAAIKTLDYVPSAVARSLKAKTTATIGLLVPNSLNPYFAELARGIEDYCERNGYCVILCNSDDNPDKQRSYLRVLLEKRIDGLIVASAGGDAGLAEGLAGVRTPMVIVDRGLEGVNADLVRIDHEYGAYLATRHLLELGHRDIATIGGPASTSVAQMRLAGYCRALKEAGVEVSRERMLESDFTSTGGYNAAAILLEKNPPSAIFAGNDMIGIGVLRAAAERNIRVPTELSVIGFDDIQMSRYVYPALTTVGQSILQLGEMAAEVLLRRIATPDMATDQRIVTPSIVLRESTAPLAGVFAQFR; from the coding sequence ATGGCAACAATCAAGGATGTGGCGGCACTCGCGGGTATTTCCTACACCACGGTTTCTCACGTGGTGAACAAAACCCGGCCGGTGAGCGAAGAGGTGCGGGTCAAGGTTGAGGCCGCGATCAAAACTCTCGACTACGTGCCCAGTGCCGTGGCCCGGTCTCTCAAAGCCAAAACCACGGCGACCATCGGTCTGCTGGTGCCCAACAGCCTCAACCCGTACTTCGCCGAACTGGCGCGCGGCATCGAGGATTACTGCGAGCGTAATGGCTACTGCGTGATTCTCTGTAACTCCGATGACAACCCGGACAAGCAACGTAGCTACCTGCGCGTACTGCTGGAAAAGCGCATCGACGGGCTGATCGTCGCTTCGGCTGGCGGTGACGCGGGGCTGGCAGAAGGTCTGGCGGGTGTGCGTACGCCGATGGTGATCGTTGACCGTGGACTGGAAGGTGTGAATGCCGATCTGGTGCGAATCGATCACGAATACGGCGCCTATCTGGCGACCCGCCACCTTCTGGAATTGGGGCATCGAGACATTGCCACCATTGGCGGCCCGGCGAGTACCAGCGTGGCGCAGATGCGTCTGGCCGGTTATTGCCGTGCCCTAAAAGAGGCGGGTGTCGAAGTATCCCGCGAGCGCATGCTGGAAAGCGACTTCACTAGCACCGGCGGCTACAACGCCGCCGCGATACTGCTGGAAAAGAACCCGCCGAGCGCGATCTTTGCCGGTAACGACATGATTGGCATCGGTGTGCTGCGAGCGGCGGCCGAGCGCAATATTCGCGTGCCGACGGAGCTGTCAGTGATCGGCTTCGACGATATTCAGATGAGCCGCTATGTGTACCCGGCGCTGACCACCGTGGGGCAGTCGATCCTGCAACTCGGCGAGATGGCGGCCGAAGTGCTTTTAAGAAGAATCGCCACACCGGATATGGCCACCGATCAACGGATCGTGACGCCCAGTATTGTCTTGCGGGAGTCGACTGCGCCGCTGGCCGGCGTGTTCGCCCAGTTCCGTTGA
- the csrA gene encoding carbon storage regulator CsrA, translating to MLILTRKVGESINIGDDITITILGVSGQQVRIGINAPKDVAVHREEIYQRIQAGLTAPDKPQTP from the coding sequence ATGCTGATACTCACCCGCAAAGTCGGTGAAAGCATAAATATTGGTGATGACATTACGATCACCATTCTGGGCGTTAGCGGCCAGCAAGTCAGAATTGGCATCAATGCCCCGAAAGACGTTGCGGTTCATCGCGAAGAAATCTATCAGCGCATTCAGGCTGGCCTCACCGCTCCAGACAAACCGCAGACTCCCTGA
- a CDS encoding DUF1654 domain-containing protein encodes MLTAKYCMHVQLNKDNSVANTSASPDSYARMGMRVQKIINSPTAQKAKAALIFRLPDEPVDEWEQLLEEIDENDNVTLAYRDDGGVQIFWVVPKED; translated from the coding sequence ATGCTTACAGCTAAATACTGTATGCACGTACAGCTTAATAAGGATAATTCCGTGGCCAACACCTCTGCCTCTCCTGACTCCTATGCACGCATGGGTATGCGCGTTCAAAAAATCATCAATTCCCCTACCGCTCAAAAAGCCAAAGCAGCCTTGATCTTCCGTCTACCGGACGAACCTGTGGATGAGTGGGAACAATTGCTCGAAGAAATCGACGAGAACGACAACGTCACCCTCGCCTATCGCGACGATGGCGGTGTGCAGATTTTTTGGGTTGTGCCGAAGGAAGATTGA
- a CDS encoding endonuclease I family protein produces the protein MSVRWFALLFLFITLGAQAGAPRTFNEAKKVAWKLYAPQSTEFYCGCKYTGNKINLAACGYVPRKNAKRAARIEWEHIVPAWQIGHQRQCWQDGGRKNCTRYDPTYQKAEADLHNLVPSIGEVNGDRSNFSFGWLPVQSGQYGSCLTQVDFKAKKVMPRPSIRGMIARTYFYMSKQYGLRLSKQDRQLYEAWNKTYPVEAWERQRNQSVACVMGRGNEFVGPVDMKACG, from the coding sequence ATGAGTGTCCGCTGGTTTGCTTTGCTGTTTTTGTTCATCACCCTCGGCGCCCAGGCTGGCGCCCCACGCACCTTCAACGAAGCCAAGAAAGTTGCCTGGAAGCTCTACGCACCGCAATCCACAGAGTTCTATTGCGGGTGCAAATACACCGGCAACAAAATCAACCTCGCAGCCTGCGGTTACGTACCGCGCAAAAACGCGAAGCGCGCTGCCCGCATCGAGTGGGAGCACATTGTTCCGGCCTGGCAGATCGGCCATCAGCGTCAGTGCTGGCAAGATGGTGGGCGCAAGAACTGCACGCGTTACGATCCGACCTACCAGAAGGCCGAAGCCGACCTGCACAACCTGGTGCCGAGCATTGGTGAGGTGAATGGCGATCGCAGCAACTTCAGTTTCGGCTGGTTGCCGGTGCAGTCGGGCCAATATGGCTCGTGCCTGACTCAGGTCGACTTCAAGGCGAAGAAGGTCATGCCCCGCCCGTCCATACGCGGCATGATCGCTCGAACGTATTTCTACATGAGCAAGCAGTACGGTCTGCGCCTGTCGAAACAGGATCGACAACTGTACGAAGCCTGGAACAAAACCTATCCGGTAGAGGCCTGGGAACGACAGCGCAACCAAAGCGTGGCGTGCGTCATGGGACGCGGCAACGAGTTTGTCGGCCCGGTCGATATGAAAGCCTGCGGTTAA
- a CDS encoding NAD(P)/FAD-dependent oxidoreductase, whose amino-acid sequence MANTPYPESYYAASANAVPPRPALQDDVETDVCVIGAGYTGLSSALFLLENGFRVTVLEAAKVGFGASGRNGGQIVNSYSRDIDVIERSVGPKQAQLLGQMAFEGGRIIRERVAKYNIQCDLKDGGVFAAITAKHMGHLESQKRLWERFGHTQLELMDQRRIREVVACDQYVGGMLDMSGGHIHPLNLVLGEAAAVESLGGTIYEQSPAVRIERGASPVVHTPQGKVRAKFIIVAGNAYLGNLVPELAAKSMPCGTQVITTEPLGEALAKSLLPQDYCVEDCNYLLDYYRLTGDKRLVFGGGVVYGARDPANIEAIIRPKMLKAFPQLKDVKIDYAWTGNFLLTLSRLPQVGRLGDNIYYSQGCSGHGVTYTHLAGKVLAEALRGQAERFDAFADLPHYPFPGGQLLRTPFAALGAWYYGLRDKLGF is encoded by the coding sequence ATGGCGAACACCCCCTACCCGGAATCCTATTACGCCGCATCGGCCAATGCGGTTCCGCCGCGCCCGGCCTTGCAGGATGACGTAGAGACTGATGTCTGTGTGATCGGTGCCGGTTACACCGGTCTGTCCTCTGCCCTGTTTCTGCTGGAAAACGGTTTCCGGGTTACGGTGCTTGAGGCCGCGAAGGTAGGTTTTGGTGCGTCGGGGCGTAACGGTGGCCAGATCGTTAACAGTTATAGCCGCGACATCGATGTGATCGAGCGCAGTGTCGGTCCCAAGCAGGCTCAGTTGCTGGGGCAGATGGCATTCGAAGGTGGGCGGATCATTCGTGAGCGGGTTGCCAAATATAATATCCAGTGCGACTTGAAGGACGGTGGCGTATTCGCCGCCATTACCGCCAAGCACATGGGCCATCTGGAATCCCAGAAGCGTCTGTGGGAGCGGTTCGGTCACACGCAGCTTGAACTGATGGATCAGCGTCGCATCCGTGAAGTGGTCGCTTGCGATCAATACGTCGGCGGCATGCTCGACATGAGCGGCGGGCACATTCATCCGCTGAACCTGGTACTGGGCGAAGCCGCAGCTGTGGAGTCGTTGGGCGGAACTATTTATGAGCAATCGCCGGCGGTGCGCATCGAGCGCGGCGCGAGTCCGGTGGTGCATACGCCTCAGGGCAAGGTCAGAGCCAAGTTCATCATCGTGGCGGGCAATGCGTATCTCGGTAATCTGGTGCCGGAACTGGCCGCCAAATCGATGCCCTGCGGGACTCAGGTGATCACCACTGAACCCTTGGGCGAAGCATTGGCCAAGAGCCTGTTGCCGCAGGATTACTGCGTCGAGGACTGCAACTACCTGCTCGACTACTACCGTTTGACTGGCGACAAGCGCCTGGTCTTCGGCGGTGGCGTGGTGTATGGCGCGCGGGATCCGGCGAACATCGAGGCGATAATTCGGCCGAAGATGCTCAAGGCCTTCCCGCAGCTCAAGGACGTGAAGATCGATTACGCCTGGACCGGCAATTTCCTGCTGACCTTGTCGCGTCTTCCCCAGGTCGGACGCCTGGGCGACAACATCTACTATTCCCAGGGTTGCAGCGGCCATGGCGTGACGTACACGCACCTGGCGGGCAAGGTGTTGGCTGAAGCATTACGTGGCCAGGCTGAGCGTTTCGATGCGTTTGCCGACCTGCCCCACTACCCGTTCCCCGGCGGACAACTGCTGCGCACACCGTTCGCTGCGTTGGGCGCCTGGTATTACGGACTGCGCGACAAACTCGGCTTCTGA
- a CDS encoding sugar ABC transporter substrate-binding protein, translating into MKLPFAGRLLAVAMLTAASVALPVSSAFAETEKPKVALVMKSLANEFFLTMEDGAKAYQKDHSGDFELISNGIKDETDTAGQTRIVEQMILAKVNALVIAPADSKAMVPVIKKAIDAGITVINIDNQLDPAVVKSKNITVPFVGPDNRKGARLVGEYLAKQLKAGDEVGIIEGVSTTTNAQQRTAGFKDAMEAAQIKVVSLQSGDWEIDKGNKVAASILSEYPQVKALLAGNDSMAVGAVSAVRAAGKAGKVQVVGYDNINAIKPMLKDGRVLATADQFAARQAVFGIETALKIIKGEKVDSGTNGVIETPVELVTK; encoded by the coding sequence ATGAAGCTGCCATTCGCTGGACGTCTTCTCGCTGTCGCTATGCTGACTGCCGCATCCGTCGCGTTACCCGTCTCTTCGGCCTTCGCCGAGACTGAAAAACCCAAAGTCGCGCTGGTCATGAAATCCCTGGCCAATGAATTCTTCCTGACCATGGAAGACGGCGCCAAGGCCTATCAGAAAGACCACTCCGGCGATTTCGAGCTGATCTCCAACGGCATCAAAGACGAAACCGACACGGCTGGCCAGACACGCATCGTCGAGCAAATGATTCTGGCCAAGGTCAATGCGCTGGTCATCGCACCGGCTGACTCCAAGGCCATGGTCCCTGTGATCAAGAAAGCCATCGATGCCGGTATCACCGTGATCAACATCGACAACCAGTTGGACCCGGCTGTGGTCAAAAGCAAAAACATCACCGTACCGTTCGTAGGCCCGGATAACCGCAAAGGCGCGCGTCTGGTGGGCGAGTACCTGGCCAAGCAACTGAAAGCCGGAGACGAAGTCGGCATCATCGAAGGCGTTTCAACCACCACCAACGCACAGCAAAGAACCGCAGGCTTCAAGGATGCGATGGAAGCGGCGCAGATCAAGGTCGTCTCTTTGCAGTCCGGTGACTGGGAAATCGACAAAGGCAACAAGGTTGCTGCCTCGATCCTCAGCGAATACCCGCAAGTCAAAGCCCTGCTGGCCGGTAATGACAGCATGGCCGTCGGCGCAGTATCCGCCGTGCGCGCAGCGGGCAAGGCCGGCAAGGTGCAAGTGGTCGGTTACGACAACATCAACGCCATCAAGCCAATGCTCAAGGATGGCCGCGTTCTGGCCACCGCTGACCAGTTTGCAGCCAGGCAAGCCGTGTTTGGCATCGAAACTGCGCTGAAGATCATCAAGGGTGAGAAAGTCGACAGCGGCACCAATGGCGTGATCGAAACTCCGGTAGAGCTGGTCACCAAGTAG